One genomic segment of uncultured Campylobacter sp. includes these proteins:
- a CDS encoding ATP-dependent helicase, producing the protein MAPFYKGIILDALAKLNTEQYAAATAPAGHNLVIASAGTGKTSTIVARIAHLLNLGTSPRKILLLTFTNKAASEMIARLQRHFDKKITSAIVAGTFHAVSYALLRELDKGVILKQPAELKTLLKSLVEKRKFYHVSDARPYGGAYLYDVYSLYQNKEMSADFATWFSKNYEDQAEFAEIYADILREFEEEKTKFNYADFNDVLLKMRRELQKGAPLRFDEILVDEYQDTNSLQGSLIDAFATKSLFCVGDFDQSIYAFNGANIDIIGSFGKRFADAKIYALNINYRSSSAILALANRVIANNPRLYEKKLIVGREGKFSAPRLHVYDDTAAQYAHVAAQIAQNGVPREKIAVIFRNNSSADGVEVALKELGIGAKRKGGVSFFESREIKAFTDIFAMIINPKDMMAFMSTCEYARGVGSALSKELFDALIALGHGSIHAGLLRPDESVKIFEKKRKNYQLGLFDDVDIIGSVSRFEALEFDEFFRSHPVLKHNKITEGGAVFLHEIYKIFKKSGSVARSATLISQIKNSRLFALVADFIATKRATLKNGKIDEDRKKDETARIYDKCGILEQIAGKYADPQSFYNFITLGAKEMSEGKGVNLLSVHASKGLEFCSVYLIDLAQNRFPNLKLMAMGGSLEEERRLFYVAVTRARDELVLSYAKFDKIRKINYEPSCFLREAGLVK; encoded by the coding sequence ATGGCGCCTTTTTACAAAGGAATAATCTTGGACGCTCTAGCTAAGCTAAATACCGAACAATACGCCGCCGCAACCGCTCCTGCGGGGCACAATTTAGTAATCGCAAGCGCGGGCACGGGCAAAACCAGCACCATCGTCGCGCGCATCGCTCATCTGCTAAATCTCGGCACGAGCCCTAGAAAAATTTTGCTTCTTACTTTTACGAACAAGGCTGCGAGCGAGATGATAGCGAGGCTGCAGCGGCATTTTGATAAAAAAATCACCTCCGCAATCGTCGCGGGCACCTTCCACGCCGTATCCTACGCCCTACTTCGCGAGCTGGACAAAGGCGTGATCCTAAAGCAGCCCGCCGAGCTCAAGACGCTGCTAAAAAGCCTCGTAGAAAAGCGCAAATTTTATCACGTAAGCGACGCGCGCCCCTACGGCGGGGCGTATCTATACGACGTGTACTCTCTGTATCAAAACAAGGAGATGAGCGCGGATTTTGCGACGTGGTTTAGCAAAAACTACGAGGATCAGGCGGAATTTGCCGAAATTTACGCAGATATTTTGCGCGAGTTCGAGGAGGAAAAAACGAAATTTAATTACGCCGATTTCAACGACGTCTTGCTAAAGATGCGCCGTGAGCTGCAAAAGGGCGCGCCGCTGCGATTTGATGAAATTTTAGTGGACGAGTATCAAGACACGAACTCGCTGCAAGGAAGCCTCATCGATGCCTTTGCGACGAAAAGCCTTTTTTGCGTCGGCGATTTCGATCAGAGCATCTACGCCTTCAACGGCGCGAACATCGACATCATCGGAAGCTTCGGCAAGCGCTTTGCGGACGCTAAAATTTACGCGCTGAACATCAACTACCGCTCAAGCTCGGCGATTTTGGCGCTTGCAAACCGCGTCATCGCGAACAATCCGCGCCTTTACGAAAAGAAGCTGATCGTGGGCCGCGAGGGAAAATTTAGCGCGCCTAGGCTGCATGTTTACGACGATACGGCGGCGCAATACGCTCACGTAGCCGCACAGATCGCGCAAAACGGAGTGCCGCGCGAAAAGATCGCCGTCATCTTTCGCAACAACTCCAGCGCCGACGGCGTCGAGGTTGCGCTTAAGGAGCTCGGCATCGGTGCGAAGCGAAAAGGCGGCGTGAGCTTTTTTGAAAGCCGCGAAATCAAGGCCTTTACGGACATCTTTGCGATGATAATAAACCCAAAAGATATGATGGCCTTTATGAGTACGTGCGAATACGCAAGAGGCGTCGGCAGCGCGCTAAGCAAGGAGCTTTTCGATGCGCTGATCGCGCTTGGGCACGGAAGCATTCACGCAGGGCTTTTACGCCCCGACGAGAGCGTTAAAATTTTTGAAAAAAAGAGAAAAAACTATCAGCTCGGGCTTTTTGACGATGTCGATATAATCGGCTCGGTATCGCGCTTTGAGGCTTTGGAATTTGACGAGTTTTTTCGCTCGCATCCGGTGCTAAAACATAATAAAATCACCGAAGGCGGTGCAGTGTTTTTACACGAAATTTATAAAATTTTCAAAAAAAGCGGCTCCGTTGCAAGGTCTGCCACGCTGATCTCGCAGATCAAAAACTCGCGCCTTTTCGCGCTCGTGGCGGATTTCATCGCGACGAAACGCGCGACGCTGAAAAACGGCAAGATAGACGAGGATCGCAAGAAGGACGAGACCGCTCGCATTTACGATAAATGCGGAATTTTAGAGCAGATCGCGGGCAAATACGCGGATCCGCAGAGCTTTTATAACTTCATAACTCTGGGCGCAAAGGAGATGAGCGAGGGCAAGGGGGTAAATCTGCTCAGCGTGCACGCAAGCAAGGGGCTTGAGTTTTGCAGCGTCTATCTCATCGATCTGGCGCAAAACCGCTTCCCAAACCTCAAGCTAATGGCGATGGGCGGCAGCCTGGAGGAGGAGCGGCGGCTCTTTTACGTAGCGGTCACCAGAGCGCGCGACGAGCTGGTGCTAAGCTACGCGAAATTTGATAAGATCAGAAAAATTAATTATGAGCCGAGCTGCTTTTTAAGGGAAGCGGGGCTGGTAAAATAA
- the upp gene encoding uracil phosphoribosyltransferase, translating to MPNVRLIKHPLIEHKLTILRDRETDPFQFRMLVDEISYLMMFEATRDLALREVSVHTPVAQTSAYKLATKIMICPILRAALGMLDSVFKLIPDASVGFLGFQRDEKTAQAEFFYAKLPADAAERTAIIIDPMFATGGTAIDAVKFLLKNGVKKIKFISIIAAPEGLHKFSEIYPQVEVFTAAIDERLNEQKYIVPGLGDAGDRVFNTL from the coding sequence CTGCCTAACGTGAGGCTGATCAAGCACCCACTGATCGAGCATAAGCTCACGATCCTGCGCGATCGAGAGACCGATCCGTTTCAGTTCCGTATGCTCGTCGATGAGATCAGCTACCTGATGATGTTTGAGGCGACGCGCGATCTGGCGCTGCGCGAGGTGAGCGTGCATACGCCCGTGGCGCAAACTAGCGCGTATAAGCTCGCCACAAAGATCATGATCTGCCCGATTTTGCGCGCCGCGCTGGGGATGCTGGATAGCGTTTTCAAGCTCATACCGGATGCTAGCGTGGGATTTTTAGGCTTTCAACGCGATGAAAAGACCGCGCAGGCAGAGTTTTTTTACGCCAAACTGCCCGCAGACGCCGCAGAACGCACCGCAATCATCATCGATCCGATGTTTGCGACCGGCGGCACGGCGATCGACGCAGTGAAATTTCTGCTGAAAAACGGCGTCAAAAAGATCAAATTTATCTCCATCATCGCAGCGCCCGAGGGGCTTCATAAATTTAGCGAGATCTACCCGCAGGTCGAGGTTTTTACCGCGGCGATCGACGAGAGACTAAACGAGCAAAAATATATCGTGCCGGGCCTCGGAGACGCGGGAGATAGGGTATTTAATACGCTGTGA
- a CDS encoding BON domain-containing protein: protein MRVLFLAILAVFLLSCAALFSSCAAPLTPAGNALSVYDIYSVARDRRSVSEVASDKLIQTKIQSKILFTKGLSSWDLEVECFYGEVYLIGLLESEAMREPLLALARQTEGVRRVHTYLRVKKPEYPCNSFEIFTNLKKNLFSDTDVSGTTVRVAIVGCDVVFSGVVSDIEHEKHAIWYATHAPGVQDVYSFLRVVKE, encoded by the coding sequence TTGAGGGTTTTGTTTCTAGCGATTTTAGCGGTGTTTTTGCTCTCTTGCGCGGCGCTATTTAGCTCGTGCGCGGCTCCGCTGACGCCCGCTGGCAACGCGCTTAGCGTATACGACATCTACTCCGTAGCGCGCGACCGCCGCAGCGTAAGCGAGGTCGCTAGCGACAAGCTCATCCAGACTAAAATTCAAAGCAAAATTCTATTTACCAAAGGCCTTAGCAGCTGGGATTTGGAGGTCGAGTGCTTCTACGGCGAGGTCTATCTCATTGGGCTGCTTGAGAGTGAGGCGATGCGCGAGCCGCTGCTTGCTTTGGCTCGGCAAACCGAAGGCGTGCGGCGCGTGCATACCTATCTGCGCGTCAAAAAGCCCGAATATCCGTGCAATTCGTTTGAAATTTTTACAAATTTAAAGAAAAATCTCTTTTCCGACACCGACGTTTCGGGCACTACGGTGCGCGTGGCGATCGTAGGCTGCGACGTGGTATTTAGCGGCGTGGTGAGCGATATCGAGCACGAAAAGCACGCGATCTGGTATGCGACGCACGCGCCGGGAGTTCAGGATGTGTATTCGTTCCTGCGCGTAGTAAAGGAGTAG
- a CDS encoding SDR family oxidoreductase, with product MKRLEGKTAVITGGSDGIGLGIAKCFAEEGANLILLGRSVEKLKIAQEALGGYGVKAYAIEADLAQSKTIKGLCERILAQSPKIDILVNNAGLGKFVPFEATDEALLDAHLNLNVKAPYLLTQGLLGALAASKGCVINISSYFANRMLVGRTTTAYSITKGALNSFTKSLAFEVGKLGIRVNAIAPGSVLTPQFERNLSALSPQGREAFEQMVQNIYPLGKIGSAQDIGDAAVFLASDAAKWVSGAIFAIDGGLTTN from the coding sequence ATGAAACGATTAGAGGGAAAAACCGCCGTAATTACGGGCGGAAGTGACGGCATAGGGCTTGGCATCGCAAAGTGTTTCGCCGAAGAGGGTGCTAATTTGATCCTACTCGGCAGAAGCGTGGAGAAATTAAAAATCGCACAGGAGGCCTTGGGCGGTTACGGCGTGAAAGCTTACGCGATAGAGGCGGATTTGGCGCAAAGCAAAACGATAAAAGGCCTTTGCGAGCGCATTTTAGCGCAATCTCCTAAGATAGATATCCTAGTAAATAACGCCGGGTTGGGAAAATTCGTACCGTTTGAGGCGACCGACGAAGCGCTGCTGGACGCTCATCTAAACCTAAACGTCAAAGCGCCATATCTGCTTACTCAGGGGCTTTTGGGCGCGCTTGCGGCTAGCAAGGGCTGCGTGATCAATATTTCGTCGTATTTTGCGAACCGAATGCTCGTAGGGCGCACCACGACGGCGTATTCGATCACCAAAGGCGCGCTAAATTCTTTCACCAAATCGCTTGCCTTCGAGGTCGGCAAACTCGGCATTCGCGTCAACGCCATAGCGCCCGGAAGCGTGCTGACGCCGCAGTTTGAGCGAAATTTAAGTGCGCTTAGCCCGCAGGGGCGCGAGGCGTTCGAGCAGATGGTGCAAAATATCTATCCGCTCGGCAAAATCGGCAGCGCGCAGGACATCGGCGATGCGGCGGTGTTTTTGGCGTCGGATGCGGCGAAATGGGTCAGCGGCGCAATATTTGCGATAGACGGCGGACTTACGACGAATTAG
- a CDS encoding pyridoxamine 5'-phosphate oxidase family protein — protein sequence MFSKEFLEILNYECAVGIATCAHGEAHISNTWNRYLVIKGDRILIPAAGMKKTQSNVDANPNVELSIATKELAGRFGAGRGFVVKGTARFIDSGAEFEETKAKFPFATRLLEITASSVKQVL from the coding sequence ATGTTTAGCAAGGAATTTTTAGAAATTTTAAATTATGAATGCGCCGTGGGTATCGCTACCTGCGCGCACGGCGAGGCTCACATCAGCAATACGTGGAACAGATATCTAGTCATTAAAGGTGATCGCATCCTCATCCCAGCCGCGGGTATGAAAAAGACGCAAAGTAACGTGGATGCAAATCCAAACGTCGAGCTTAGCATCGCAACGAAGGAGCTAGCAGGCAGGTTCGGCGCGGGGCGCGGCTTTGTGGTGAAGGGTACGGCGCGCTTTATTGATAGCGGTGCGGAGTTTGAAGAAACGAAGGCGAAATTTCCGTTTGCTACGAGGCTACTTGAAATCACGGCTAGTAGTGTAAAACAGGTGCTGTAA
- a CDS encoding DNA alkylation repair protein, which translates to MDLRENMLGQLRALSEEKLAKFSQRLIPAPQILGVRTPALRALARKSFAALGGTDEAWRELQNYEPVFHEEFVLKGFFIMLLKQDEAKFALASSFIKTMPNWAVCDMFAPKFRNASLADALLKQAKNGADEFERRFFYVYFMRNMGALTPEEFFEICAAESDERYYVQMGTAWAIAEMFIKQREITLAFLASKRAAKFIQNKAISKIRDSFRVSKAEKDALLKYKI; encoded by the coding sequence ATGGATTTACGAGAAAATATGCTAGGGCAGCTGCGGGCGCTAAGCGAGGAGAAGCTAGCGAAATTTTCGCAGCGCCTAATACCCGCGCCGCAGATTTTGGGCGTGCGCACTCCCGCACTGCGCGCACTTGCTCGCAAAAGCTTCGCCGCTTTGGGCGGCACGGACGAGGCGTGGCGCGAGCTGCAAAATTACGAGCCCGTCTTTCACGAAGAGTTCGTGCTAAAAGGCTTTTTTATAATGCTTTTAAAGCAAGATGAGGCGAAATTTGCGCTTGCGAGCAGTTTTATCAAAACGATGCCTAATTGGGCGGTTTGCGATATGTTCGCTCCGAAATTCAGGAACGCCTCTCTTGCGGACGCGCTACTAAAGCAGGCTAAAAACGGTGCGGACGAGTTTGAGAGGCGATTTTTCTACGTTTATTTTATGCGAAATATGGGCGCGCTCACGCCCGAGGAATTTTTTGAAATTTGCGCCGCCGAAAGCGACGAGCGGTACTACGTGCAGATGGGCACGGCGTGGGCGATAGCTGAGATGTTTATCAAGCAGCGTGAGATCACGCTTGCGTTTTTGGCGAGCAAACGGGCGGCTAAATTTATCCAAAACAAGGCGATATCGAAGATCCGCGATAGCTTCCGCGTAAGCAAAGCCGAAAAAGATGCGCTTTTGAAGTATAAAATTTAG
- a CDS encoding Mur ligase family protein, which translates to MNIIFLIAHAAFVLLLGFYLITCLQWFSYKPARIIFHFTKPAWHLYFLILPLAAYFGCEIAASLCAAKFGAAPLYALHAAKILIVAVYALALYFWQRGLDKKLVFTPRVKRFFAILAVCVFSFSAAFYAAGGPILPIFLPLGAGFAASFAYERAQAAKFKATARKKLAQMPSLTIIQITASYGKTSIKNFLYQILKSDFRCYKTPRSVNTLAGLVRDVNEALPADTQIYIAEAGARLSGDIAEITEFLAPQIVVVGEIGAQHIEYFKSIENIRETKLEALTSARLKHAFLHSCTQKSPSERVTIYDEGLEICGADLDGIKFSLSLSEDEPLASGENYVPHVEIPAAKGEGQGGLNLDAGSAAYAEKDKNSKNYGADFDDANSMSCAERSEQEFYEQAARAASDDKICGSKERGVQETPNGRSEHGKRHEFFAPILGKFNAANLAVCIKIARFLGLSADRIKSRVAHVDAVEHRLARLDAGGKIIIDDSFNGNLSGMLQSYELMRSYGGRKIIITPGIVESTREDNETLAAKIDEIFDLAIITGELNSEVLQRKIDPTKTIVLKDKRDLQRVLSENTHSGDLILFSNDAPSFI; encoded by the coding sequence ATGAATATAATATTTTTGATCGCGCATGCGGCATTCGTCCTGCTGCTGGGCTTTTATCTGATTACCTGCTTGCAGTGGTTTTCGTACAAGCCCGCGCGCATCATCTTTCATTTCACCAAGCCCGCGTGGCACCTTTATTTTTTGATTTTGCCGCTAGCGGCGTATTTTGGCTGCGAGATCGCGGCGAGCCTCTGCGCGGCTAAATTCGGCGCCGCGCCCCTCTATGCCTTGCACGCCGCTAAAATTCTAATCGTCGCGGTCTATGCGCTAGCGCTTTATTTTTGGCAAAGAGGGCTTGATAAAAAGCTCGTCTTTACGCCGCGCGTGAAGCGTTTTTTTGCGATTTTAGCGGTTTGTGTGTTTAGCTTTAGCGCCGCGTTTTATGCCGCGGGGGGCCCGATTTTGCCGATCTTTTTACCGCTTGGCGCGGGCTTTGCGGCGAGTTTTGCTTACGAGCGAGCGCAGGCTGCGAAATTTAAGGCCACCGCGCGCAAAAAACTAGCCCAGATGCCCTCCCTTACGATCATTCAGATCACTGCGAGCTACGGCAAGACGAGCATTAAAAACTTCTTGTATCAAATTTTAAAAAGCGACTTTCGCTGCTACAAGACGCCGCGCTCGGTAAACACGCTAGCAGGGCTCGTGCGCGACGTAAACGAGGCGCTGCCCGCAGATACGCAGATCTACATCGCCGAAGCAGGCGCCAGGCTAAGCGGCGACATCGCCGAGATCACCGAGTTTTTGGCGCCGCAAATCGTCGTCGTGGGCGAGATCGGCGCGCAACACATCGAGTATTTCAAAAGCATCGAAAACATCCGCGAAACCAAGCTCGAAGCGCTAACAAGCGCGCGGCTAAAGCATGCGTTTTTGCACAGCTGCACGCAAAAAAGCCCGAGCGAGCGCGTCACGATCTACGACGAGGGGCTAGAAATTTGCGGCGCGGATCTGGACGGAATAAAATTTAGCCTTAGCTTGAGCGAGGATGAGCCCCTCGCGAGCGGCGAGAATTACGTGCCGCACGTAGAAATACCCGCCGCAAAAGGCGAAGGGCAGGGCGGTTTAAACCTAGATGCAGGCAGTGCGGCATACGCGGAAAAAGATAAAAATTCTAAAAATTACGGCGCCGATTTTGACGATGCAAATTCCATGTCCTGCGCCGAGCGGAGCGAGCAAGAATTTTACGAACAAGCCGCCCGTGCCGCTAGCGACGATAAAATTTGCGGCAGCAAAGAGCGGGGCGTGCAAGAGACTCCAAACGGGCGGAGCGAACATGGAAAGAGACACGAGTTTTTCGCGCCGATTTTGGGTAAATTTAACGCTGCAAATCTCGCCGTGTGCATAAAGATCGCGCGATTTTTGGGTCTTAGCGCAGATAGGATCAAAAGCCGCGTCGCGCACGTCGACGCCGTCGAGCACCGCCTCGCGCGTCTCGATGCGGGCGGCAAGATCATCATCGACGATAGTTTCAACGGCAATCTAAGCGGCATGCTGCAAAGCTACGAGCTGATGCGAAGCTACGGCGGGCGCAAGATCATCATCACGCCGGGCATCGTCGAGAGCACGCGCGAGGACAACGAGACGCTCGCCGCCAAGATCGATGAAATTTTCGATCTCGCGATCATTACGGGCGAGTTAAATTCCGAGGTTCTGCAAAGAAAGATCGATCCCACAAAGACTATCGTCTTGAAAGACAAGCGCGATTTGCAGCGGGTTTTGAGCGAAAATACGCACAGCGGCGATCTAATTTTGTTTTCAAACGACGCGCCGAGCTTCATTTAA
- a CDS encoding alpha/beta hydrolase — MASKELICGGESYKISYEISNLQRTEYILVLHGWGANKALMSRVFADKFRRYALVCVDLPGFGASSQPARALGSKDYAEIMRAFIAAFGKQPAAIMGHSFGGKIAALLAPRNLILLSSAGIIEPKPFVVRAKIAIFKILKKLGLAGLWRAFASKDAAGMSKTMYETLKNVVNEDFRDIFSALSLQNALIFWGKDDRATSLKSGELIHSLVKNSKFYPLAGDHFFFLQSADFIGEQIEKELSGSQI, encoded by the coding sequence GTGGCGAGTAAGGAGCTCATCTGCGGCGGCGAGAGCTACAAAATCAGCTACGAAATTTCAAACCTGCAGCGCACCGAATATATTTTGGTGTTGCACGGCTGGGGTGCAAACAAGGCGCTTATGTCTCGGGTTTTTGCGGATAAATTCCGCCGTTACGCGTTAGTGTGCGTCGATCTGCCGGGATTCGGCGCCAGCTCGCAGCCCGCACGCGCCCTTGGCAGCAAGGATTACGCGGAGATTATGCGCGCCTTTATCGCAGCTTTCGGCAAGCAGCCCGCAGCGATCATGGGACACAGCTTCGGCGGCAAGATCGCCGCGTTGCTGGCTCCGCGCAATCTCATACTGCTAAGCAGCGCGGGTATCATCGAGCCGAAGCCCTTTGTAGTGCGCGCCAAAATCGCGATTTTTAAAATTTTAAAAAAGCTTGGACTGGCGGGGCTTTGGCGCGCGTTTGCAAGCAAGGATGCCGCAGGTATGAGCAAGACGATGTATGAGACGCTAAAAAACGTCGTAAATGAGGACTTCCGCGACATTTTTTCCGCGCTAAGCCTGCAAAATGCGCTCATCTTTTGGGGCAAGGACGATCGCGCCACTAGCCTAAAAAGCGGCGAGTTGATCCACTCGCTCGTCAAAAATAGTAAATTTTATCCGCTGGCGGGGGATCACTTTTTCTTTTTGCAGAGCGCGGATTTTATCGGCGAGCAGATCGAAAAGGAGCTTAGCGGCAGCCAAATTTAA
- a CDS encoding type II toxin-antitoxin system Phd/YefM family antitoxin translates to MINQDEIYTATEIVRNFSTVLNKIKNQEIKKALIVKNNKFEAVMISMSEFERLEKAVELLKAVYAKRSGGGE, encoded by the coding sequence ATGATAAATCAAGACGAAATTTACACCGCTACCGAGATCGTGCGCAATTTCAGCACCGTTTTAAACAAGATCAAAAATCAAGAGATCAAAAAAGCCCTGATCGTCAAAAACAATAAATTTGAAGCCGTGATGATCAGTATGAGCGAGTTTGAGCGGCTCGAAAAAGCAGTCGAGCTACTCAAGGCCGTTTACGCCAAAAGGAGCGGCGGTGGCGAGTAA
- a CDS encoding D-alanine--D-alanine ligase: MKFGIVFGAQSYEHEVSIISAIAVKNALKGWDLEFVFCDKNRKFYRIEDKNMRAAYFKQGGYAKAKELSIGAGGFFESGMFSKSMLEVGTYINLIHGCDGEDGKMAALFEFFGIPYIGPRIEASVLSYNKILTKHLAAIANVKTLPYEIVNRTSLPNFNFPIIVKPAHLGSSIGISIAKNESEFSYALDQAFELDDSAIVEPYWENVKEFNLAGAKIDGKIVFSNIEEPKKEGYLNFDRKYLDFSRSGAIEPARPGALLEGKMKDAFTRLYNAGSFDGALIRCDFFEKEGEIYLNEINPNPGSLANYLFDDFSEVLAALASSLPPMRQIPVSYELITKITANK; encoded by the coding sequence ATGAAATTTGGCATAGTTTTTGGAGCTCAAAGCTACGAGCACGAAGTAAGCATAATCTCGGCAATTGCCGTTAAAAATGCCCTAAAAGGCTGGGACTTAGAGTTTGTATTTTGCGATAAAAATCGTAAATTTTACCGCATCGAGGATAAAAATATGCGCGCGGCATATTTTAAGCAGGGTGGCTATGCTAAAGCAAAAGAGCTTAGCATCGGTGCGGGCGGATTTTTTGAGAGTGGAATGTTTAGCAAAAGCATGCTAGAAGTCGGCACATATATCAATCTAATCCATGGCTGCGACGGCGAGGATGGCAAAATGGCAGCGCTATTTGAGTTTTTTGGCATCCCTTATATCGGACCTCGCATCGAAGCTAGCGTTCTAAGCTATAATAAAATTTTAACCAAGCACCTAGCTGCAATCGCAAATGTAAAAACCTTGCCGTATGAGATCGTAAATCGTACTAGTCTGCCTAATTTTAATTTTCCGATCATCGTTAAGCCCGCTCATTTGGGCTCTAGCATCGGAATTTCTATAGCCAAGAACGAAAGCGAGTTTAGCTATGCGCTGGATCAGGCTTTTGAGCTGGACGACAGCGCGATCGTAGAGCCGTACTGGGAAAACGTAAAGGAATTCAATCTCGCAGGCGCTAAAATAGACGGCAAAATCGTATTTTCAAACATCGAAGAGCCAAAAAAAGAGGGCTATTTAAATTTCGATCGTAAATATTTGGATTTTTCGCGTAGTGGCGCGATCGAGCCCGCTCGTCCTGGCGCTTTGCTAGAGGGTAAGATGAAAGACGCCTTTACGCGGCTTTATAACGCAGGATCATTCGATGGCGCGCTCATTCGCTGCGATTTTTTTGAAAAAGAGGGCGAAATTTATCTAAACGAGATAAATCCAAATCCTGGCAGCCTCGCAAACTACCTATTTGATGATTTCTCCGAGGTCTTAGCAGCTCTTGCTTCGTCGCTGCCGCCAATGAGGCAGATACCTGTAAGCTACGAGCTAATCACCAAAATCACCGCTAATAAGTAG